Proteins encoded together in one Juglans regia cultivar Chandler chromosome 9, Walnut 2.0, whole genome shotgun sequence window:
- the LOC108997021 gene encoding tetraspanin-10 isoform X1, protein MGVGTSTFVIRWINFLTMLLSVAVIIFGIWMSTHHDGCRRSLTLPVLGLGAFIFVISIIGFFGALKNSSILLWIYLIMLCFVLVGILVFTVMAFIVTNNGSGHSVAGLRYKEYQLQEYHSWFLKQLNNTQNWKRLKSCLVKSEDCNNLLKKYKTLKQYKLAKLSPIEAGCCRPPSECGYPAVNASYYDLSFHPISTSKDCKLYKNSRVTKCYNCDSCKAGVAQYMKIEWRVVAVFNIVLFVVLSMIYFVGCCARRNAAQNPSKA, encoded by the exons ATGGGTGTCGGAACAAGCACCTTTGTTATCAGATGGATCAACTTTCTCACCATG CTTTTATCTGTAGCTGTCATAATTTTTGGAATATGGATGAGCACTCATCACGATGGCTGTCGAAGGTCTCTCACTCTCCCTGTTTTAGGACTTGGTGCTTTTATCTTTGTCAT ATCTATAATCGGGTTTTTTGGCGCACTCAAAAACAGCTCCATACTCTTGTGGATT TACCTGATTATGTTGTGCTTCGTTTTGGTGGGAATTCTGGTATTCACTGTAATGGC ATTTATTGTAACGAATAATGGATCCGGTCATAGCGTTGCGGGATTGAG GTATAAAGAGTACCAGCTTCAAGAATACCATTCGTGGTTTCTAAAACAA CTGAACAATACTCAAAACTGGAAGCGTTTGAAGAGTTGTCTTGTGAAATCTGAAGATTGCAATaacttattgaaaaaatataag ACTCTCAAACAATACAAGTTGGCAAAACTGAGTCCCATTGAAGCTGGCTGCTGCCGACCGCCATCTGA ATGTGGTTATCCTGCTGTCAATGCTTCTTACTATGACTTGAGCTTTCATCCAATCAGCACCAGCAAGGATTGCAAACTTTACAAGAATTCCCGTGTCACCAAGTGCTATAACTGTGATTCCTGCAA GGCTGGTGTTGCACAATACATGAAAATTGAGTGGAGAGTAGTAGCTGTCTtcaatattgttttatttgttgtcCTG TCGATGATATACTTTGTGGGGTGCTGTGCGAGACGAAATGCTGCCCAGAACCCTTCTAAAGCATGA
- the LOC108997021 gene encoding tetraspanin-10 isoform X2 — MGVGTSTFVIRWINFLTMLLSVAVIIFGIWMSTHHDGCRRSLTLPVLGLGAFIFVISIIGFFGALKNSSILLWIYLIMLCFVLVGILVFTVMAFIVTNNGSGHSVAGLRYKEYQLQEYHSWFLKQTLKQYKLAKLSPIEAGCCRPPSECGYPAVNASYYDLSFHPISTSKDCKLYKNSRVTKCYNCDSCKAGVAQYMKIEWRVVAVFNIVLFVVLSMIYFVGCCARRNAAQNPSKA, encoded by the exons ATGGGTGTCGGAACAAGCACCTTTGTTATCAGATGGATCAACTTTCTCACCATG CTTTTATCTGTAGCTGTCATAATTTTTGGAATATGGATGAGCACTCATCACGATGGCTGTCGAAGGTCTCTCACTCTCCCTGTTTTAGGACTTGGTGCTTTTATCTTTGTCAT ATCTATAATCGGGTTTTTTGGCGCACTCAAAAACAGCTCCATACTCTTGTGGATT TACCTGATTATGTTGTGCTTCGTTTTGGTGGGAATTCTGGTATTCACTGTAATGGC ATTTATTGTAACGAATAATGGATCCGGTCATAGCGTTGCGGGATTGAG GTATAAAGAGTACCAGCTTCAAGAATACCATTCGTGGTTTCTAAAACAA ACTCTCAAACAATACAAGTTGGCAAAACTGAGTCCCATTGAAGCTGGCTGCTGCCGACCGCCATCTGA ATGTGGTTATCCTGCTGTCAATGCTTCTTACTATGACTTGAGCTTTCATCCAATCAGCACCAGCAAGGATTGCAAACTTTACAAGAATTCCCGTGTCACCAAGTGCTATAACTGTGATTCCTGCAA GGCTGGTGTTGCACAATACATGAAAATTGAGTGGAGAGTAGTAGCTGTCTtcaatattgttttatttgttgtcCTG TCGATGATATACTTTGTGGGGTGCTGTGCGAGACGAAATGCTGCCCAGAACCCTTCTAAAGCATGA
- the LOC108997036 gene encoding short-chain dehydrogenase/reductase 2b-like has translation MIIKVDVFDALMGYEIGAQKNSTLLSQRSKVWDQASLLVCKALIPLLQLSNSPRIVNVSFLLGQLQFISNENTRKELGDVDELTEEKVDKVVEGFLEDVKENLVEIKGWPKIFYAYMISKAALNAYTRVLAKNYRDIAINSVSPGHTKTDLNGNTGVLSVEEGAKGPVMLALMPEGGPSGLYFEQTEVSTF, from the exons ATGATAATCAAGGTCGATGTGTTTGACGCGCTTATGGGATACGAGATTGGAGCTCAAAAAAATAGCACTTTGTTGTCACAAAGAAGTAAAG tATGGGATCAAGCTAGTTTGCTAGTTTGCAAAGCTCTCATTCCACTTCTACAATTGTCTAATTCACCAAGAATAGTAAATGTCTCCTTCCTCTTGGGACAACTACAG TTTATTTCAAATGAGAATACAAGAAAGGAGCTAGGAGATGTAGATGAACTCACAGAAGAGAAAGTGGACAAGGTGGTGGAAGGGTTTTTAGAAGATGTTAAGGAGAATTTGGTAGAAATCAAAGGGTGGCCTAAAATTTTTTATGCGTATATGATCTCCAAGGCAGCTCTCAATGCTTATACAAGAGTTCTGGCTAAGAACTATCGCGACATTGCCATTAACTCGGTTAGTCCCGGCCACACCAAAACAGACTTGAATGGCAACACCGGGGTGTTGAGTGTCGAAGAAGGTGCTAAAGGTCCTGTAATGCTGGCTTTGATGCCAGAAGGTGGACCTTCCGGCCTCTACTTTGAGCAGACAGAAGTGTCTACCTTTTAA